The stretch of DNA GTGATTGTAACCGATACGATTCCGGTTCCAAAAGAAAAACAATTCCCCGGCCTCACCGTGCTTTCGGTGGCGCCCATGCTCGCGAAAGTGATTCAATGTGTGCATGAAGATAAATCTGTAACCGATGCATTATGAAGGTTTATATTGGGGCCGATCACGCTGGGTTTCCTCTTAAAGAAATTTTGCGTGAGCATATAAAAGGGCAGGGGCATGAGGTGATTGATCTTGGGACTTTTAACGAAGACTCTGTGGATTACCCGGACTTGGCAAGGGAGGTGGGGGAAAAAGTGCGGGAAAATCGGGAGAGCCGCGGCGTTTTGGTGTGTGGCACGGGTATTGGGGTGGCGATTGCCGCTAATAAGCTCAAAGGTATTCGTGCCGCCAATGTGCACGACCGCAGCGAGGCCGAGCTTTCCAGAAAACACAACAATGCCAATATTGTGACGATTGGAGGACGAGTGATGGATGAAGACACCGCAAAAGGAGTGGTGGACATCTTTTTAAGTACCGCTTTTGAAGGTGGACGGCATGAGGCTCGCATCGCAAAAATAACCGCCATTGAGAATGAAGAATAAAATTCAAATCGCCCCCTCCATTTTGTCGGCTGATTTTGGGAAGCTCAATGAAGAAATTGCGAGTGTGGAAGAATACGCGGACATTATTAGTGTGGACATTATGGATGGACATTTTGTCCCAAACATCACGGTGGGCATGCCCGTGGTGAAATGCATCAAAACCAAACTCCCCATTGAATGTCATTTGATGATTGAGAACCCGGAACGCTACATTGAAGGTTTTGCGAAGGCAGGGGCCTCCATCATTTCCGTTCACTTTGAAGCCACCGGTGCCAACACAGCCGCCGTTCTCCAAAAAATCCGTGATTTGGGTTGTCGTGCATCTTTGGCCATTAAACCCGCTACGCCCGCCGCTGCTATTGAAGAATTTTTGCCGCTTATGGATGCCTGTGTGGTGATGAGTGTGGAACCCGGTTTTGGCGGACAGGAATTCATGCCGCAAGCTCTGGAAAAAATCACCTTTTTGCGAGCTAAAAAACCGGATCTGGATATTATTGTGGATGGGGGGATCAATGCCGAGACCGCCAAACTCTGCGTCCAG from Candidatus Gracilibacteria bacterium encodes:
- the rpiB gene encoding ribose 5-phosphate isomerase B, producing MKVYIGADHAGFPLKEILREHIKGQGHEVIDLGTFNEDSVDYPDLAREVGEKVRENRESRGVLVCGTGIGVAIAANKLKGIRAANVHDRSEAELSRKHNNANIVTIGGRVMDEDTAKGVVDIFLSTAFEGGRHEARIAKITAIENEE
- the rpe gene encoding ribulose-phosphate 3-epimerase — its product is MKNKIQIAPSILSADFGKLNEEIASVEEYADIISVDIMDGHFVPNITVGMPVVKCIKTKLPIECHLMIENPERYIEGFAKAGASIISVHFEATGANTAAVLQKIRDLGCRASLAIKPATPAAAIEEFLPLMDACVVMSVEPGFGGQEFMPQALEKITFLRAKKPDLDIIVDGGINAETAKLCVQAGANILVAGSTIFTADNRISAIASLRSGPKPLLC